The Patescibacteria group bacterium genome includes a window with the following:
- a CDS encoding 4Fe-4S dicluster domain-containing protein, which produces MLKEDDKLKRLITAVFRDYFVYAPVKRDGRLLAQEAKVPDEIDWSGKLTENSWKELFLPHREKLFEGRQGLAETKGEQPPVACLGMNILDLKALTLFDLVFGNDVYYQNRRQKTVVIGYGADWPNSYKKSKVFSHNFKEDALEHVSFDVFIAGRKGGEPIFYSGSSVGRKLLESCRIKDFENIKFAGAIAESGPDKRMLEIKGKLERSANHYLWDNLDQVCLACGKCTVACPTCFCFDLEDKANPDDPRRDRRWGSCFYNDFSLVAGGHQELDTVRKKIFFWYYHKFVRIPKEYSHVGCVSCGRCTRTCPVGIDIAKNIAKISKLK; this is translated from the coding sequence ATGCTAAAGGAAGATGACAAATTGAAACGGTTAATCACGGCAGTTTTTCGTGACTATTTTGTTTATGCTCCGGTTAAGCGGGACGGGAGGCTTTTGGCACAGGAAGCTAAGGTGCCGGACGAAATTGATTGGTCAGGCAAGTTAACCGAGAACTCTTGGAAAGAGTTGTTTTTGCCTCATCGGGAAAAGTTGTTTGAAGGCCGGCAGGGATTGGCGGAGACCAAAGGCGAACAGCCGCCGGTGGCCTGCTTGGGCATGAATATTTTGGATTTGAAGGCGCTGACGCTCTTTGATTTGGTTTTCGGCAACGATGTCTATTATCAAAATCGTCGGCAGAAAACCGTTGTTATCGGCTATGGTGCTGATTGGCCCAACAGCTACAAGAAAAGTAAAGTTTTTTCCCATAATTTTAAGGAGGACGCGCTGGAGCATGTGTCGTTTGATGTTTTTATTGCCGGCCGCAAAGGCGGGGAGCCGATTTTTTATTCCGGCTCTTCAGTCGGCCGTAAATTATTGGAGAGTTGCCGTATCAAGGATTTTGAGAATATCAAATTTGCCGGCGCCATAGCTGAAAGCGGGCCGGACAAGCGTATGTTGGAAATTAAAGGTAAATTGGAACGTTCTGCTAATCATTATTTATGGGATAATTTGGATCAAGTTTGTTTGGCCTGCGGCAAATGCACCGTTGCCTGTCCGACTTGTTTTTGTTTTGATTTGGAAGACAAGGCTAATCCTGATGATCCGCGGCGCGATCGCCGGTGGGGGAGCTGCTTTTATAATGATTTTTCTCTGGTCGCCGGCGGACATCAGGAATTGGATACGGTCAGGAAAAAAATATTTTTTTGGTATTATCATAAATTTGTGCGTATTCCCAAAGAATATTCCCATGTTGGGTGCGTATCCTGCGGCCGTTGTACGCGCACTTGTCCGGTCGGCATTGATATTGCCAAAAATATCGCTAAGATTTCAAAATTGAAATAA